The following are encoded together in the Acidobacteriota bacterium genome:
- a CDS encoding DUF4159 domain-containing protein, with protein sequence MPSRRTAFVVLVAALLAGGAAALVARGAAPPATPQVGASDERRAFRGRHRGPLPPQAMRTFERYLYRPVHPDEVLREFYFTRLAYSGHMYRGFAGSWSIDYPKADRQFMVGLKRLLDQLDAYDYDHALPATDPELFRFPFLYSVEVGYMALSPPEREALRRYLLAGGFWVIDDFWGSWEWANLERELSLLLPEYPIVEIPLDHPIFHCFYDVEEIIQVPNVGQGRYGGPTWEQDGFTPHVRGIFDEDGRLLVVINWNTDLGDAWEWAEDEWYPVRFSHYAYQMGVNFVVYAMSH encoded by the coding sequence GTGCCGAGCCGGCGAACAGCCTTCGTGGTCCTGGTTGCCGCCCTCCTCGCGGGTGGAGCGGCGGCCCTGGTGGCCAGGGGTGCGGCGCCGCCGGCGACACCCCAGGTCGGCGCCTCCGACGAGCGCCGGGCTTTTCGCGGCCGCCATCGCGGACCGTTGCCGCCTCAGGCGATGCGGACCTTCGAGAGGTATCTGTACAGACCCGTTCACCCGGACGAGGTGCTCCGGGAGTTCTACTTCACCCGGCTGGCCTACAGCGGCCACATGTACAGGGGGTTTGCGGGGAGTTGGTCGATCGACTATCCGAAGGCCGATCGCCAGTTCATGGTCGGGCTGAAGCGGCTGCTCGACCAGTTGGACGCCTACGACTACGACCACGCCTTGCCGGCGACCGATCCCGAGCTCTTTCGTTTCCCCTTCCTGTACTCGGTGGAGGTCGGTTACATGGCCCTCAGTCCACCGGAGCGCGAGGCACTGCGGCGCTATCTGCTGGCCGGCGGTTTCTGGGTCATCGACGATTTCTGGGGCTCCTGGGAGTGGGCGAACCTGGAGCGGGAGCTGTCCTTGCTGCTGCCGGAGTACCCGATCGTCGAGATTCCTCTTGATCACCCGATCTTCCATTGCTTCTACGATGTGGAGGAGATCATCCAGGTGCCCAACGTGGGTCAGGGCAGGTACGGGGGCCCGACCTGGGAGCAGGACGGCTTCACCCCTCACGTTCGCGGCATCTTCGACGAGGACGGCCGCCTGCTGGTCGTGATCAACTGGAACACGGACCTCGGCGACGCCTGGGAATGGGCGGAAGACGAGTGGTACCCGGTGCGGTTCTCCCACTACGCGTACCAAATGGGGGTCAACTTCGTCGTGTACGCGATGTCGCACTGA